A genomic region of Catalinimonas niigatensis contains the following coding sequences:
- a CDS encoding helix-turn-helix domain-containing protein, with protein MKRIAIDEPARLDRFVKSFGSSHSEDFKGLVLKLVESGQSLESVSALSGVSLSTLYDWVKDWPAPRWNEKKRLA; from the coding sequence ATGAAAAGAATAGCTATTGATGAACCAGCGCGTTTAGATCGCTTTGTCAAATCCTTTGGTAGTAGCCACAGTGAGGATTTTAAGGGATTGGTGCTGAAACTGGTGGAATCAGGCCAGAGTCTGGAAAGTGTATCGGCTTTGAGTGGAGTGAGTCTGAGTACGCTCTATGATTGGGTAAAGGACTGGCCGGCTCCCCGGTGGAATGAAAAAAAGAGACTGGCTTAG
- a CDS encoding LamG-like jellyroll fold domain-containing protein, with the protein MKILFLFTFLTSMLILSDVDPKAYKQQSLKEALTFYASFDEKTDADFAKGDARIYTADEYDQLPKGKKGLKSKYIQRISDQGVIGGALNFKQKNDHVVFFKAADNLVYSAQDWSGTVSFWLQLDPNQDLEPGYCDPIQITDEGYDDASFWVDFSDKNPRNFRLGVFGDAAVWNPGGGEGGDHPDFLKRLVPAKSVPFSREQWTHVVMRFSHLNTAGGSAQLYLNGKLQGTQQNIKEPFSWELERATIRLGISYVGLMDELAIFNQALSEEEILALYQLKGGVKSIL; encoded by the coding sequence ATGAAAATACTATTTCTGTTTACATTTTTGACCAGCATGTTAATCTTATCAGATGTCGACCCGAAAGCGTACAAGCAACAAAGCTTGAAAGAGGCCCTAACTTTTTACGCTTCATTTGATGAAAAAACAGATGCTGATTTTGCTAAGGGCGACGCCAGAATATACACGGCTGATGAGTATGACCAGCTTCCTAAAGGTAAGAAGGGTCTCAAAAGTAAGTATATCCAACGCATCAGCGATCAGGGGGTAATCGGAGGTGCTCTGAATTTTAAACAAAAAAACGATCATGTCGTATTCTTCAAAGCTGCAGATAATCTGGTATATTCTGCGCAGGACTGGAGTGGTACAGTTTCTTTCTGGCTACAGCTCGATCCAAATCAGGATCTTGAACCGGGCTATTGCGACCCTATACAAATTACCGATGAAGGTTATGATGATGCTTCGTTCTGGGTGGATTTCAGCGACAAAAATCCCCGCAACTTCAGGCTAGGCGTGTTTGGGGATGCTGCTGTATGGAATCCGGGAGGCGGCGAAGGAGGAGATCATCCTGATTTTTTGAAAAGGCTGGTGCCTGCCAAATCTGTTCCTTTCAGCCGGGAACAGTGGACGCATGTCGTGATGCGTTTTTCTCATCTGAATACCGCAGGAGGTAGTGCACAGTTGTATCTAAATGGAAAGCTACAGGGTACTCAGCAAAATATTAAAGAACCTTTCAGTTGGGAATTGGAACGAGCTACCATTCGCCTGGGTATCAGCTATGTGGGCCTGATGGATGAGTTGGCCATTTTTAATCAGGCGCTGAGTGAAGAAGAGATTCTGGCATTGTATCAGTTGAAAGGAGGGGTGAAAAGTATCCTTTAA
- a CDS encoding iron ABC transporter permease: MPATLEHIPETAAVGKKNYALVLLGLALVMLFLWLADIALGSVAIPLSDVVHKLLGQPLENPAFENIILKIRLPKAITAVLAGAALAVGGLQMQTLFRNPLAGPSVLGVTSGASLGVALVTLSSGQVTTIYAIQQLGISSSWLVAIAASLGAALVLFIVLGISYRINDYVVLLIAGIMIGNITLSLVSLWQYFSNPEQIQNYLLWTFGSLHGVTQQHLWVLCISVALGLLLTFLLSKPLNALLLGEHYAQSLGVNIKQLRIGVIIATSLLAGAVTAFCGPIGFIGIAVPHLSRGLFHTANHSILIPASALIGAITLLGCDLIAQVPGSAITLPLNAITALIGSPVVIYVILKNRKQQSAFH; this comes from the coding sequence ATGCCTGCCACTTTAGAACATATTCCGGAAACTGCTGCTGTCGGCAAAAAAAATTACGCACTCGTGCTATTGGGACTGGCTTTGGTAATGCTTTTTCTCTGGCTGGCAGACATTGCTTTAGGCTCGGTAGCTATTCCCCTGTCCGATGTGGTCCACAAGCTCTTGGGGCAACCTCTTGAAAACCCTGCTTTTGAAAATATCATCCTCAAGATCAGATTGCCCAAAGCCATTACAGCCGTACTGGCCGGTGCTGCCCTGGCAGTAGGCGGATTACAGATGCAGACCCTTTTTCGCAATCCATTGGCAGGTCCATCAGTACTGGGCGTCACCTCAGGAGCAAGCCTGGGCGTCGCGCTGGTTACCCTCTCCAGCGGACAGGTCACCACCATCTACGCCATACAGCAACTGGGGATCAGCAGCAGTTGGCTGGTCGCAATTGCAGCCAGTCTGGGAGCCGCTCTGGTTCTCTTTATTGTGTTGGGAATTTCTTACCGGATCAATGATTATGTAGTGCTGCTCATCGCCGGAATCATGATTGGCAATATCACGCTCTCGCTGGTTAGCCTCTGGCAGTATTTCAGCAATCCCGAACAGATACAGAATTACCTGCTCTGGACCTTCGGCAGCCTGCATGGGGTAACACAGCAGCATCTGTGGGTGCTATGCATTTCAGTGGCGCTTGGTTTATTACTCACTTTTTTACTCAGCAAACCGCTCAACGCTTTGTTGCTGGGAGAACATTATGCCCAAAGCCTGGGAGTGAACATCAAGCAACTGCGCATCGGAGTGATCATCGCCACCAGCCTGCTGGCAGGAGCTGTTACGGCTTTCTGTGGTCCGATCGGTTTTATTGGGATTGCCGTACCTCACCTGAGCCGCGGGCTTTTCCATACCGCCAACCACAGCATCCTGATTCCCGCCTCAGCCCTGATCGGAGCAATTACTTTGCTGGGCTGCGATCTGATTGCGCAGGTGCCGGGCAGCGCCATCACTTTACCGCTGAATGCCATCACCGCTTTGATTGGTTCTCCGGTCGTGATTTATGTCATCTTAAAAAACAGAAAACAGCAGAGCGCTTTTCATTAA
- a CDS encoding PadR family transcriptional regulator produces MKRTYLGELEEIVLLTIAILGEDAYGVKIMEEVAQQTSRSLSISAIHATLHRLEDKGFVNSHMGGATAERGGRRKRFFTVNQAGSRMLNEIKKLRQQLWQQVPSGLLDWKMG; encoded by the coding sequence ATGAAAAGAACCTATTTAGGTGAACTTGAAGAAATCGTATTACTAACCATCGCCATACTGGGTGAGGATGCATATGGCGTAAAAATTATGGAGGAAGTAGCCCAGCAAACCAGCCGCTCACTCAGCATCAGCGCCATACATGCTACCCTGCATCGCCTGGAAGATAAGGGTTTTGTCAATTCCCACATGGGCGGTGCCACTGCCGAAAGAGGGGGAAGAAGAAAAAGATTCTTTACTGTAAATCAGGCGGGCAGTCGGATGCTAAATGAAATCAAAAAGCTTCGCCAGCAACTCTGGCAACAGGTACCCAGTGGTCTACTGGACTGGAAAATGGGATAA
- a CDS encoding ABC transporter substrate-binding protein: MKLLYKHILLRLSLPRFSCTYLFALVSILFCACENGQEQQEKFSSEEQSLWTEETQVSYAQGFAIGYEAGYKVLHLMQGSDTTRYLLLPEGTSRPEIYPEAQVIYIPIRSLVALSTTHVALADFVEADSIIIGLDNTDYVYDPEVRARIEAGEITEVGKSGSLNQEMVLALQPDLLMVSGMPDTDLQKYSALTSSGIPVLINTEWMESTALGKAEWVKLMAALLNQEELANAKFDSIATAFQKIVQLTDTLEERPAVLSGSPFQGSWYVPGGKSDRSKLFVQAGAHWPWNDTAQVSLPIAFESMYAYGLETDYWLNPGMVNTLDELLAMDERFGDFKSFQDGEVYNHNRRMSHNGQGNDFYESGVVNPHLVLADLTYILHPELLPEHALYYYQQLK, encoded by the coding sequence ATGAAATTATTGTACAAGCACATTCTCCTGCGCTTGTCTTTGCCACGTTTTAGCTGCACCTATCTGTTCGCTTTGGTGAGCATACTATTTTGCGCATGCGAAAACGGGCAGGAACAGCAGGAAAAATTTTCTTCTGAAGAGCAAAGTTTATGGACAGAAGAAACACAGGTCAGCTATGCTCAGGGCTTTGCTATTGGCTATGAAGCCGGTTACAAAGTGCTACATCTGATGCAGGGCAGCGATACCACTCGCTATTTGCTATTGCCGGAAGGGACATCCCGACCTGAAATTTATCCTGAAGCACAGGTGATTTATATTCCCATCCGCAGCCTGGTGGCTTTGTCTACCACCCATGTGGCCCTGGCAGACTTTGTTGAAGCCGATAGTATCATTATAGGTTTAGACAATACCGACTATGTCTACGATCCTGAAGTGAGGGCACGCATTGAAGCCGGAGAGATTACTGAAGTGGGCAAATCCGGCAGTCTGAATCAGGAAATGGTGCTGGCTCTGCAACCCGACTTACTTATGGTATCGGGCATGCCGGACACCGATCTGCAAAAATACAGCGCTTTGACAAGTTCGGGTATTCCGGTACTCATCAATACCGAATGGATGGAAAGTACGGCCCTGGGCAAAGCAGAGTGGGTCAAACTGATGGCAGCGCTACTCAACCAGGAGGAGCTAGCCAATGCAAAATTTGATTCCATCGCTACTGCTTTTCAAAAGATTGTCCAACTGACCGACACCCTGGAGGAAAGGCCAGCCGTGCTGAGTGGTTCCCCTTTTCAGGGAAGTTGGTATGTGCCGGGAGGAAAAAGTGACCGCAGTAAACTCTTCGTACAGGCCGGAGCGCACTGGCCCTGGAATGATACGGCACAGGTGAGTCTGCCGATAGCTTTTGAGAGCATGTATGCCTACGGGCTGGAAACGGATTACTGGCTCAATCCGGGTATGGTCAATACTTTAGATGAGCTCTTGGCAATGGATGAGCGATTTGGGGATTTCAAATCCTTCCAAGACGGAGAGGTATACAACCACAATCGCAGGATGAGTCACAATGGACAGGGCAATGACTTTTACGAAAGTGGTGTCGTCAACCCTCACCTGGTCCTGGCGGATCTGACGTATATTTTGCATCCTGAGCTACTGCCGGAGCATGCGTTATACTATTATCAACAACTGAAATAG
- a CDS encoding IS630 family transposase, whose amino-acid sequence MSKEQKQQLKQSLDQKEYWTVGQVRKLVDKQYGVNYGKRQIQRLLRQLGLYCYKPQPRDYRQPEKADEKLKERLPAVADGLGLKGKDLDKLCMGFADESSPQLHANSARLWSVQKGGLKKVNTDKKRRNCFGFYALKGNSIISSIDKGNQENMIQMLTLIREANQQAETIILIWDNHKAHLTAKVEQRAKDLQIVLVNLPAYSPNLNPIERIWKQIKKTIAEAGVIDNLKQLEFLIQSAFKVCAKKQSFAKSWIDNIWNSVFVNNPIPFSDKL is encoded by the coding sequence TTGAGTAAAGAGCAGAAGCAGCAACTCAAGCAGTCTTTGGACCAGAAGGAGTATTGGACAGTGGGGCAGGTGCGCAAGTTGGTTGACAAGCAATACGGGGTGAACTACGGTAAGCGGCAGATACAGCGTCTGTTAAGGCAACTTGGGTTGTACTGTTATAAACCTCAACCCCGAGACTACCGCCAACCCGAGAAAGCCGATGAGAAACTCAAAGAGCGATTACCAGCCGTAGCTGATGGATTAGGACTAAAAGGCAAAGACCTGGATAAACTCTGTATGGGTTTTGCCGATGAGAGTTCGCCTCAGTTGCATGCCAACTCTGCCCGATTGTGGTCAGTACAGAAAGGAGGCCTCAAAAAGGTCAATACCGACAAAAAGAGGCGAAATTGCTTTGGCTTCTATGCTTTGAAAGGCAACAGTATCATCTCTAGTATTGACAAAGGCAACCAGGAGAATATGATTCAAATGCTCACTTTGATCCGAGAGGCTAACCAGCAGGCAGAAACCATTATTCTCATCTGGGACAATCACAAAGCGCATCTGACTGCCAAAGTAGAACAGAGGGCTAAAGACTTACAGATTGTGCTGGTAAACTTGCCTGCTTACTCGCCTAACCTGAATCCGATTGAGCGTATCTGGAAACAAATCAAGAAAACCATCGCTGAAGCCGGCGTCATTGATAATCTCAAACAACTTGAGTTCCTGATCCAATCGGCTTTCAAAGTATGCGCCAAAAAACAATCTTTTGCCAAGTCTTGGATTGACAATATCTGGAACTCAGTCTTTGTAAATAATCCTATTCCCTTTTCCGACAAGTTATGA
- the moaC gene encoding cyclic pyranopterin monophosphate synthase MoaC yields MTEDNQRLTHLDAKNQPTMVDVGDKAVTQRSATAQCTVVLGKEIMQELTQSGGKEEIYSKKGPVFQTAIIAGTMAVKKCSELIPFCHPLPIEKCKVLIHVNDAQEVVIECTVGVTSKTGVEMEALTGANVAALTIYDMCKALSHDIVIKECKLMTKSGGKRDFSRG; encoded by the coding sequence ATGACAGAAGATAATCAGCGTCTCACCCACCTTGATGCCAAGAACCAGCCCACGATGGTAGATGTGGGAGACAAAGCAGTGACACAACGCAGCGCGACTGCCCAGTGTACGGTGGTGTTGGGCAAGGAAATTATGCAGGAACTTACCCAAAGCGGAGGTAAGGAAGAGATCTACAGCAAGAAAGGGCCGGTCTTCCAGACAGCTATCATTGCGGGTACGATGGCAGTGAAGAAGTGCAGTGAGTTGATCCCTTTTTGCCATCCATTACCTATAGAAAAGTGCAAGGTACTGATTCATGTGAATGATGCGCAGGAGGTGGTGATTGAATGTACGGTGGGTGTCACTTCCAAGACCGGGGTGGAGATGGAAGCCCTCACCGGCGCCAATGTGGCTGCCCTCACCATCTATGACATGTGCAAAGCCCTTTCCCATGATATTGTAATCAAGGAGTGTAAACTGATGACCAAAAGCGGAGGCAAGCGGGATTTTAGCAGGGGCTAG
- a CDS encoding molybdopterin molybdotransferase MoeA → MIDVQQAYDIVMQHTLNPKAEILPLEKCQGKVLQEAIYADRDFPPFDRVTMDGIAYRFDALQNGTLLLVESMQVAGIPPHTLHDKQACIEVMTGAVTPIHTDTVTRYEDVEFIKKDGKKYARFLELPKKKGQNIHRQGLDEKEGTELLKPGLIIGPAEIAVAASVGKSQLKVSQSLSVGIVSTGDELVGIEEQPAPYQIRRSNSYALYAALQQMQITASIYHWEDEKLVIQQGLSEALEKHDVLIMSGGVSKGKKDFVPEVLEALGVHKLFHRVKQKPGKPFWFGKSTADKVVFALPGNPVSTFMCFQRYVKPWLLVGMGNKEEAVHYAELAGEISFPPPLTYFMQVKLKNADNGKLLAYPEEGQGSGDFANLLACDAFIQLPPEKEIFQAGEVYPILIYR, encoded by the coding sequence ATGATTGATGTACAGCAGGCTTATGATATCGTGATGCAACATACCCTGAATCCAAAAGCTGAAATCCTTCCCTTAGAGAAATGTCAGGGCAAAGTATTGCAGGAAGCCATCTATGCAGACCGCGATTTCCCCCCTTTTGACCGGGTGACTATGGATGGCATTGCCTATCGTTTTGATGCCCTGCAGAATGGTACACTTTTGCTGGTGGAAAGCATGCAGGTGGCCGGGATTCCCCCCCATACACTGCACGATAAGCAAGCCTGTATAGAAGTGATGACCGGCGCAGTAACTCCCATCCATACCGATACGGTGACCCGCTATGAAGATGTAGAGTTTATAAAGAAAGATGGAAAGAAATACGCTCGTTTTTTAGAATTGCCTAAGAAAAAAGGGCAGAATATTCATCGCCAGGGGCTGGATGAAAAAGAAGGGACTGAGCTCCTGAAGCCGGGGTTGATTATCGGTCCGGCGGAGATCGCTGTGGCTGCTTCGGTAGGCAAGAGCCAGCTAAAAGTAAGTCAAAGCCTCAGTGTAGGCATAGTCTCTACTGGCGACGAGTTGGTAGGCATTGAAGAACAGCCCGCTCCTTATCAGATCCGCCGCTCTAATAGTTATGCGCTCTATGCTGCCTTACAGCAAATGCAGATTACGGCTAGCATCTACCACTGGGAGGATGAGAAGCTTGTCATTCAACAGGGACTTTCCGAAGCTTTGGAAAAGCATGATGTACTCATTATGAGTGGCGGAGTGTCCAAAGGCAAGAAGGATTTTGTGCCTGAAGTGCTGGAAGCCTTAGGTGTACATAAATTGTTTCATCGGGTGAAGCAAAAGCCTGGCAAACCCTTCTGGTTTGGCAAAAGCACTGCCGACAAAGTGGTATTCGCGCTGCCCGGCAATCCTGTCTCTACCTTTATGTGTTTTCAACGCTATGTGAAGCCCTGGCTCCTCGTCGGTATGGGAAACAAAGAAGAAGCCGTTCATTATGCCGAATTGGCAGGAGAAATATCCTTTCCTCCTCCCCTAACTTATTTTATGCAGGTTAAATTAAAAAATGCTGATAATGGTAAACTACTGGCCTATCCCGAAGAAGGACAAGGATCAGGCGACTTTGCTAACCTGCTGGCCTGCGATGCCTTTATCCAGCTACCTCCTGAAAAAGAAATATTTCAGGCAGGCGAGGTCTATCCCATATTAATTTATCGTTAG
- a CDS encoding ABC transporter permease has translation MRSHDDQPLKPPRWGDYLLESFCAPQLLEEVQGDLHELYCLWVKEFGEQKANRLYLWHTLKFFRLYAVKRNTPHIHINPMEMFYNYFKIGLRNILRYKVFSFINVFGLAVALSVCMLIILMLADQKSYDQFHEKKERTYRILSKVQDSMTPNASSPMPLTATLKVDYPMIEDATQLIPGVGGDAMYEQKTVEMRGLFADSSFFDVFSFELEKGNKDKALDLPNSMVISSETAAVLFGNEDPLGKSVAFTDRGLRLSQLDFGSETESNPVSWGNFIITGVLDSKKYKSHIKFDALVSAASLPALYQQEKISNLSDSWERYSYCYTYAVLHPEQNEQNLTASLDQLVARQYAEFEGMKGFQLIPQKLTQITPGIFVGNPLSLRLPLEAYYFLGFLAMIILLSACLNYTNLSTARALTRAKEIGVRKVNGAKRKDLIYQFLSESVLTVLFSLALAHLLLFIIQPAFMGLWANQFLNFDLNGNMLVHLIFLGLALLIGLVAGTYPALYLSRFAPTKVLKNLASEKPGKLSMRKALIASQFIVSLFFIITSILVGKQFRYYLEFEYGFESENIVNIPLQGNDYQLLKHELNRVAGVSAISASQYIPATAMSNGTGVKIAGTEDDPVHFEHLSVDTGFVTNLGLEIVAGRNLPAEGNEDRFVLINEVAAKSLGYNLPSEMIGQLLEVNTYEEPVEVIGIMKDARFQTPVMEEEIGPLMFRNQTEKFSYLNVKLASADLKETVAALEDQWKIIDPVHPFKYQFFDDQLVKVNQWLGDLVAIISFIAFLAIVIACLGMLGMATYTAERRTKEVGIRKVLGAENLNVALLLSKSFMKILFISIGIAAPLSYFINNLWLQNFPNRVAFGFGIVLMGSLILLVLGGIAICSQTLRVARKNPVDTLRIE, from the coding sequence ATGAGATCTCATGATGATCAACCTCTAAAACCACCCCGCTGGGGAGATTACCTATTGGAAAGCTTCTGCGCACCGCAATTGCTGGAAGAGGTGCAGGGAGATTTGCATGAACTATACTGCCTGTGGGTAAAGGAGTTTGGAGAACAAAAAGCCAACAGGCTTTATCTATGGCATACGCTAAAGTTTTTCAGGCTCTATGCGGTAAAAAGAAATACGCCACACATACACATTAACCCTATGGAAATGTTTTACAATTACTTCAAAATAGGATTAAGGAATATCCTCAGGTACAAAGTATTTTCCTTCATCAATGTCTTTGGACTGGCAGTAGCACTTTCGGTCTGTATGCTCATCATTCTTATGCTGGCCGACCAGAAAAGTTACGACCAGTTTCATGAGAAGAAAGAACGTACCTATCGCATCCTCTCCAAGGTGCAGGATTCTATGACACCCAATGCTTCCAGTCCTATGCCTCTAACGGCTACTCTCAAAGTGGATTACCCAATGATTGAAGACGCTACCCAGCTGATTCCCGGTGTGGGAGGAGATGCCATGTACGAGCAGAAAACCGTAGAGATGCGCGGGCTTTTTGCCGATTCTTCTTTCTTTGATGTCTTCAGTTTTGAGCTGGAAAAAGGCAATAAAGACAAGGCGCTGGATTTGCCCAACTCCATGGTTATCAGCAGTGAAACAGCAGCTGTGTTGTTTGGCAATGAAGACCCTCTGGGCAAAAGTGTGGCATTTACTGATCGTGGCCTGAGGTTGAGCCAACTGGATTTCGGAAGTGAAACAGAGTCAAACCCAGTAAGTTGGGGAAACTTTATTATCACTGGGGTATTGGACAGCAAAAAATACAAATCCCATATCAAGTTTGATGCGCTGGTTTCTGCGGCTTCGCTGCCTGCTCTCTATCAGCAGGAAAAAATCAGTAACCTGAGTGACAGTTGGGAACGCTACTCCTACTGCTATACTTATGCGGTACTTCATCCCGAGCAAAACGAGCAAAATCTAACAGCCTCCCTTGATCAGTTGGTCGCTCGGCAATATGCTGAATTTGAAGGTATGAAAGGCTTTCAGTTGATTCCACAAAAGCTAACCCAAATCACACCCGGCATTTTTGTAGGTAATCCTCTCAGTCTTCGCCTGCCCCTAGAAGCCTATTATTTTCTGGGATTTTTGGCGATGATCATTTTGCTTTCTGCCTGCCTGAATTACACTAACTTATCTACCGCAAGGGCACTCACACGTGCCAAAGAAATTGGTGTCAGAAAAGTAAATGGGGCCAAAAGAAAAGATCTCATTTATCAGTTTCTCAGCGAGTCAGTACTTACTGTTTTGTTTTCATTGGCCCTGGCGCATCTTTTACTGTTCATTATCCAACCTGCCTTTATGGGACTTTGGGCCAATCAGTTTCTGAACTTTGACCTCAACGGCAACATGCTGGTGCATCTGATTTTCCTTGGACTGGCACTACTTATCGGATTAGTGGCGGGTACTTATCCAGCGCTGTATTTGTCCCGCTTTGCTCCCACCAAAGTACTTAAAAATCTGGCAAGTGAGAAACCCGGGAAACTGAGTATGCGCAAAGCCCTGATTGCCTCGCAGTTTATCGTTTCCCTCTTCTTTATCATTACTTCCATACTGGTAGGCAAGCAGTTCAGGTATTATCTGGAATTTGAGTATGGTTTTGAATCGGAAAACATCGTTAACATACCGCTACAGGGAAATGATTATCAGCTGCTGAAGCACGAACTCAACAGGGTTGCCGGAGTGTCGGCAATCTCAGCCAGCCAGTATATTCCCGCTACTGCCATGTCCAACGGAACCGGCGTAAAAATAGCAGGAACCGAAGATGATCCGGTACATTTTGAGCATCTAAGCGTGGATACAGGTTTTGTGACCAATCTCGGACTTGAGATTGTGGCCGGAAGAAATCTGCCGGCAGAGGGGAATGAGGATCGTTTTGTACTGATCAATGAAGTAGCCGCCAAATCCTTAGGATATAATTTACCTTCAGAAATGATAGGGCAACTTCTGGAAGTCAACACCTATGAGGAACCCGTGGAAGTGATTGGCATTATGAAGGATGCCCGCTTCCAGACGCCGGTGATGGAAGAAGAAATAGGTCCGCTGATGTTCAGAAATCAAACAGAGAAGTTCAGTTATCTCAATGTAAAACTAGCTTCAGCTGACCTTAAGGAGACAGTTGCCGCTTTGGAAGACCAATGGAAAATAATAGATCCTGTTCATCCTTTTAAGTACCAGTTTTTTGATGATCAGCTGGTCAAAGTGAATCAATGGCTGGGTGATTTGGTGGCTATTATAAGCTTTATTGCCTTTCTGGCGATTGTCATTGCCTGCTTGGGTATGCTGGGCATGGCTACATATACTGCCGAAAGACGCACCAAAGAGGTGGGGATTCGGAAGGTACTGGGTGCAGAAAATCTCAATGTGGCCCTTCTTCTCTCTAAGTCATTTATGAAAATCCTATTCATTTCCATCGGTATTGCTGCACCGCTGAGTTATTTTATCAACAATCTTTGGTTGCAGAATTTCCCTAATCGGGTAGCTTTTGGTTTTGGCATTGTCCTGATGGGTTCGCTGATTTTGCTAGTGCTAGGAGGCATCGCCATCTGTTCTCAAACCTTAAGAGTAGCCCGGAAAAATCCGGTGGATACTTTACGCATAGAGTAA
- a CDS encoding ABC transporter ATP-binding protein, which yields MDQKTTILSTHQLSAGYAGHQPLISKVELEVRSGELICLLGTNGAGKSTLLRTLAGMQNALEGEVSLLGKSVSKIAPKVLAQQLALVLTERGIAPNLRVHELIAMGRHPYTGWFGKLSKEDQRIVRQAMEDTGVMAFAERPFYELSDGERQKVMIARALAQDTPLIILDEPTVHLDLPNRVEIMQLLHRLAHEKQKAILMSSHDLELVIQMADQLWLLHQQSISSGIPEDLILQGKLQESFQSKNIRFDQQKGTFVICRQSKQLLNLQGEGKLAHWTRQALERVGYKVVQDSSVQLTVQIQPTTPVPSWIIQGQGETILCRSLSGLLEKLQERQVLPSEKISSKE from the coding sequence GTGGATCAGAAAACCACCATATTGTCCACCCATCAGTTGAGCGCAGGCTATGCCGGTCATCAACCCCTCATCAGTAAAGTAGAGCTGGAAGTACGCAGCGGAGAACTGATCTGCCTGCTGGGTACCAATGGCGCAGGTAAGTCTACGCTGCTACGAACGCTGGCCGGGATGCAAAATGCGTTGGAAGGAGAAGTCAGCCTCCTGGGAAAATCTGTTTCCAAGATTGCTCCCAAAGTGTTGGCTCAGCAATTAGCATTGGTACTGACAGAAAGAGGTATTGCGCCGAATCTGCGAGTGCATGAGCTGATTGCGATGGGAAGACATCCCTATACCGGCTGGTTTGGAAAGCTCAGCAAGGAAGATCAGCGCATCGTCCGGCAGGCGATGGAAGATACCGGCGTCATGGCGTTTGCCGAAAGACCTTTTTACGAACTCAGCGATGGCGAAAGGCAGAAGGTGATGATTGCCCGTGCCCTGGCGCAGGACACTCCCTTGATTATTCTGGATGAGCCTACTGTACATCTGGATTTGCCCAACCGGGTGGAGATCATGCAGCTTCTGCACCGCCTGGCTCATGAAAAACAGAAAGCGATTCTGATGAGTTCTCATGACCTGGAACTGGTGATACAGATGGCTGATCAGCTGTGGCTGCTGCACCAGCAAAGTATTTCTTCCGGCATTCCCGAAGACCTGATTCTGCAAGGAAAACTACAGGAAAGCTTCCAGAGTAAAAATATCCGCTTTGACCAGCAGAAAGGAACCTTCGTCATCTGTCGTCAGTCAAAGCAACTGCTTAACCTTCAGGGAGAAGGTAAGCTGGCACACTGGACCCGACAGGCGCTGGAAAGGGTAGGCTATAAAGTGGTACAGGATAGCAGCGTTCAACTGACAGTACAGATCCAACCTACTACACCCGTACCCAGCTGGATTATACAGGGACAGGGCGAAACTATCTTGTGTCGCTCACTTTCCGGCCTGCTGGAAAAGTTGCAGGAAAGGCAAGTACTGCCGTCAGAAAAAATCAGTAGCAAAGAATGA